The Nicotiana tabacum cultivar K326 chromosome 5, ASM71507v2, whole genome shotgun sequence sequence aGAGAAGACGTTCGTTTTCTTCATCGAATAGCGTCTTACATTAACACTTGACTAGTAAGGGAAAAACGTTTCGCTAAACTAAGAAAACAGAATAGATAAGCTTTTTTTGCTTGTTCGTCAAGCTTTGAACAGCTCTTTCAACTGACGTCTAATCCCCCAACATGCTCAAGAACCGAGGCCGTCCAGGGACTGGACTGTCGGAGGGAGCTTTCTTATAGAAAGAAGATAGGCACTGTTGCCGCCATATGGATAGTAGTCTTCCTCGTTATGACTTTTCTTCATTCTTATTAGGTTCTATCTCCCTTTGGATTTAGAAGTGAAACTCTTTTTCTACTATATAACAAGGCGATAGTCCTAGTTGGAAGACAGGCGCCATCCTAAGAAGCAGATTCGTTCCCCCAAAGTGGATGATTACTCCTCTTTGGCAATCTATCCTAGTGGGTGAAAgtcgaaatagtagtgaaaatgAGGGTTCCGGTAGACGAACTCACATGAAGGGCAGTACCACGCCGCCCACGCCAATAGAAAGAGTGTTGCTACTAAGCTAAGCTGTTGTTGGGGAACTCGGTATAAGTGATTTTCTGTTTTCGCCTTTCTAGGCTTTACAATAGATCCCCCTTTTCTTTTCCTATTCCTTATTTTTGTTCTACTTAGGTGGAGCAATCCGAACTCTCGACATAATATAAAAGAACACCACAGGCCTGTATAAACACCTCAATGAACTCATATGGACACTCTTCAGCCCGAGGACAATCTCTCAAATACCAAAAAAGATTCACTTTAACTTATAGCTCGCTTAGCTTAGTGTAGGTTGCTTGCAAGACTTTTGATAACTGGCTCGGCTGAACAGAATCATCGATCTAGATAGAAGGGTCATTCACTCCCTATTCTTTGAGAGGTTGCTTGCGACGGTAGCATTAGCTAGGCAATGCAGGTCAAACCGATGTTCTAATATAACCTTACGATTATATGGTTCTCCCTGGCTACGAGGCCTCACACAGTTAGAGTTCGGTATTCCTTTGTCGATGGCTGACacaatttgattcttttttctatttcatatttattcatttttctCAGTCTTACAAGGAGAAAAATACGTGAtttagaaaatttttgaaaaaatctaCAAGTGCAGGACTCCCCTATGTTGGGATGAAATAGGGGAGAGACAAATTCTTGGGCTAGAGATTGTACATGAGACCTCTTCCTTCGGCCCGGTTAGTACATAGTTCTGTCATTTACCTTGCGTCTTGTATGAGTCATTTAATCGAGTCCCTTTTCTTTAATAGGTGCTTTCAAGTAGCAGGTTTTGATTATCTTTTTACGATACGATTCCAGTATTAAATATCTCCGCCTCCCCATTCCTTTATCAAAGTCTGGTACTTATGGGCACAAGTCAGTCTCTTCAAGTGGAATCAATCATAGGGGGTTCGGGTCTGAGGTAAGCGTTCCTCTATCATTGGTAGGCAAAAAAAGGGTAAGCGAACATGGCTGTCTTTGTTAATAAGCAAATGGGTAAGTAAGCGCAAATAGTACGAATCTCCCTGTCTCAAGGTAAACAGGAGTTCCCGGCTCAAGCAAAATGATACCGACGCAAGGTAATTCAAATTCTTTAGTTTGTGGTAGAGAGTTTTAGAAGACTCTCGGTTATTAAGGATGTTACATAGTTGGTCCTCATCCTTCATAGACTAGAGTGTAATAAGAGCATATGTCGGCAAAAGGATCACCGTGAGATGATCATCTTGTGGCTATTGAGAACAAATTAAATCAGATAGTTCTATTTCTCAATCTTTCTAACTTGCTCCTACGAAACCAAGGTCGAAAACAGTGAGTGAAGAGATAAGGCCTCTCATTTCCATTAGGGCAGATGGATTCCCATTGTAGAGACGGCGGAGGGTGCCTCTCGGTCTCAACGGTTCTTCCGCTCAACCACTCTCGTTCTTTTATGGGGTCCCTACTTTGAGGAGCTTTCTCTCTAACCTCTTTCATGAAATTACATGTATCGAAGTTGACTATCGAAATCCATTGTGACTCTGGAGGTGATAAGGGGAGCTACGCTTTGTCATTTCCGGTATGTTAAGTCTACTAGTAGTTGGTAGGCATCAGCGGTAGGTAAATTTCTGTATGTGTTCCAGAGCATCATAggctttcaaaaaaaaatcttgtGGAATTTGTGGTCGTCCAGCGGAGCCTAGAAAAAGGTGACTCGCACAGACAACTGACTCATTTTCAACAGAAAAGAATAGCCAAACCAACCTAGTTGGCCAGTCAATCTTAGAGATTTTATCGGCTGGCAAACGGGAGATAGATGACCAAGGTCTCGGCCTTACCAGCAACGGAGGTGTACTAATCAATGAACCCATGAAACCAACTTTCTTTTATGACAAAATAAATCAGGCCTAAGCGGTTACGATATCTTGTTGATATTTATTGAGGAGTTTGATGGAATTTAGCTGACTGAATCCATCCATAAACTTAGACCGTGATAACCTTCATAACTAAAGCATCATGACAACATCCAAAGGTGACCTTTTGGATTCTTAAGTATGGGGCAAGGAGGAGCACATAGGAATTCCGACCACTACATAATCCACTAGTGGCTGAGAGAAAGCGAGAAACACCTTGTATAGGTTGGGCGGAGCTTAAAAAAGCAAGCCCCTATCAGAGAAAGCCATTGCGTGCTAGCCTAGCTAGCAAGGTAAAAAGAATTATTGATGGATAGGTAATATACCTCCTATTGATAGCTGTAATATATGGGATGTCATTGTACGTGACCTAGCCAGGGAAGACCGCTTGATTCTTCCGCGGAATTGCCACTTTAATTTTCTAGAATTTCTTCTGCTATTGCGGTTACTCTTTCAGAATCTCATCCTGAGATCTATGTATGTCATTCTCTTCATTAAGAAAGATCGAGCATCATAGAAGCCTTGACTTCAGGATTagatcttttaaaaaaaaagggaactAAGGAAACTTTTAAGtgtaggaaaagaaaaagaaacttccGAGAGAGTTGTTTTTGCCTCGGTAATTACCTAACGAGAGAGAGCCGATACAAAAGTAGTCCTTTACGCGAGGAAATTGCCCCTTTTAAGATTATGTGATATAATCATTCTTATCTCAAAAGAGAAGTATACATTATCCCCACTTAAGTTATTAAGTATTCCCAAAGACGAGGCGATTTTTTTTAATGTTGAAACGTCCCTCTCGCTCTTTGATAGACATCTTGCGGTTCTCGGTTTCATCCAACGAACAAATTTAGGTCTTGATTCTGTATCCTATCCTTCCTTGCGGATTCCCGCTTTCTGAAAGAGTAGCGGCCTGTGTAAAGGTAACTTCAAATCCTCAAGCCCTTCTAGATACGTTTTCTTGGGATTTTTGCTTTCACTTTTCAAGtgattaaatttaaatattatttaatggattaaaatggtttttttagtCCTGATCCATGTCGTAACATTATTTTAAACCTATTCAATTGGAATTGTATTTTCTCCATCAATATAGATAGTGCACACCAAAAAAACTCTAACACTAGAGGAGCAGGTGGAATCATTAGAGATTCCGCCAGACATTGGATTGATGGGTTCTCATGCCACGTAATGACCTCATCACCCATCCAAGCAGAAATTCTTGCCCTGCTAAAAGTATTGGAACTTGCTTTCACAAAAAATCGATTCTGATTATAATGGAAATAAACTGTCAGGTATTATTGAACCTTTTAAACGACAAATCCCACaacaaagctaatgctaattttctCCATGATTGTAGGTTCCTACTCGACATACTGGGCCAAGTGTATGTTAGGCATGTCTACCGAGAAGGAAATCAAGTGGTGCACACACTAGCGCAGTATGGGAGCCACTGTAACTTGCATACTAACGCTGAGTGTGACGAACACTTCCGGAATGAATcacctttatttattttctctacTTTCCGCAAAGACTTACTTGAGGCTGTTTCGTTAAGATCAGTCCGGCACTGTAATAACTATCTCTAGCTTGTACTGTTTAATAATAAATCCAACGCCTTCAAGCAAAAAAAAATGCAAGTATCATATGCGGTCAAGACTTCCCGTTTATGTGTTTAACATATGCAGTTGCAGGGATTTAACTCGAGGGTTGTACACTACAATTTTCAATCGAGCTACAAATTTGATGAGGCTCAGAACATTATTAGGGATAGTGGCCGCATGCGGTCGGGTCGGTCGGATATGGATAATACAAAAGCAAATAATTTATTCAACCCgatccgacccatatttaataggATAGAAAATGGGTTGACCGGCATATAATATAGATTTTCatattatccatgcttattgaATATGGTTATATTTGgaagaattcctagtctcccaaacttggaGAAATTTCCATTTGAGTCTTTgaaaatgtaaaagttaaacccattgaTTGTTCATTTTTTAAATGGATAATTACggatcttatccatatttgacctattttttaaaaaatttattatccAATCGATCTTAGCGGATAATATGGATGGATAACAATTTTTAATGCAATTTGCCACCACTAATTAGGGAGAGTTAATATatcatgtttatttattttgattaatttttagGATTGTCGTTGTTGAACACTAGAGTTGCACTACGTACTCGATATTAGATCCTAGATAAAATCGCGTATTTGACGATATAAACTTAATATTAGGTGTATTACATTTTATATTTGACGTTTTATCCTCTAAGAAGTTGTTTAAGAGGGACTATGTGATCTTGCAATGAAAATATTTCCACTTGTAAAGTCATAAAGAATCCTAAAATAAATCGATTAATCAAACTCTCTCTAGGACCCCACGAaagatttttatgtatttttttaggACAAGTGAAATTATCAATCTACGTCCTTTGAAACAACTCAAACAGAGGAGTTCTGAGTGGGAAAAACTTTTTTTGCAAGTTATAATTTTTCACTTGCCTAAGTTACAatgagttttaaaattattactcactataaatatttaatttatttggAATGTTAACTTAAAATGTTAATGAAGTAAATGCTTACTGATCTTCCAAAAGAAGCGGCGGGGGAAGTAGCGCGCAGGCCACGACATATATTATCGAGAGTGACTCTGGACCCCTTTCCCTTGTACGTCTCAAATAAGCAAATCATACAATACATCATATGAAAGTTCCAtttattcttttcaaataaatcgAGAGGATTTTTTGTTTCACCCGATATTCGATACTCATATCGGGGCTCCAACTAGTATAGATTTACGGTGTACAAGgtctttttttaaataaaaaaaatcattctttgcctaaattttttttatacTCAGAACTTTAACCCAAACTTCTGATTAAGAGTGGAGAAATCCTATTTATCTGCCACAAATATTGGTGATAGACAAAAACCAAAATAAGAGATAAGGAACCTTTGAGCACAAGCACCCTTATTTGGTCTTAGGGTAAACGTAAACACACATTATCTCTTATCCAATAAtacattaattaattaaagagcCTACTTATTTTTTCTATCTTATAAGATGTATGGGCCCTAAGCAATTATATACTGCCACACTGTGCTCTGAAAATATTTTAGAAACTCTTTAGCAGTCAATTAAATGACATATTTGTCATTCGAGATTTTTTCtttcctataccatatatgaaaccttattatcAAAAATGTGTATAGTTTTTAATTTACCTGCACTGTCCACATTTTTTCTACAGTTATTATACCAATCATTAAATACTAATTAATAGTAGCTGAATCTTCCTAATTTGTCGAGCTAAAATTCAGGAACAGAATTTTCTAAAAAGATTTGGCGTAAATCAGATTAAATCATATCACAGAAATCCTTTATCTTCAATTTATAATCAAATTCTGTTCTTCGATATTCTCACAATCGCTACAAATCAAAATCTCAGTTTGTCGAAATCAGAAGCTCAATTTCAAATTGTAGAAATCAGTTCTGCAAATCTCAGTTTGTCGACTTTTTTCCTCAATCCACTAATCAAAAAAGCGACAAAATATTCAACAAATTCAAGTCAAATAGTAGAAATCAATTCTGCCGATTCTCTATTCTTCGTCTTTTTTTTCTTAATCCAAAAAATCGAAAAAACGACAAAATATTGAACAATACCTCAACAACGAGACGCAATCATGTCCAAAATTCCAATCATGCTACACTTTAATGGCAATTAGGATAGCTATGGCAGATTAGAGATTTTCAAGTTGATGGCATTGTACTTGATGAGGATGCAAGTTATAGTATGTTGATTTCTACAATTGCAGAGCAATTAATGATTGATACTTCgggaaaaaattgtaaaaatcaaaTACATTATGAATGAGAATTGTCCTCCACTGTAGATGAGGAACAATATGGGGGTTAGTGTGTATATGGAGACAAAAAAGGAGAATAAAAACTTAGGATCGTATCCGTTACTCATAAGTGTATgagatttcaatatggaattggTTATTACAAATGAGAACACAAGTGCAGGTTTGTTATGTGTCAAATTCTATGGAAGTCTGATTTTATGATAATATCTACAAAATTCCTACGTTtatctacaaataaactacaaatcaGTTTTAGGATGTATAAGGCAATATTGTTTTCATGCTTATCAacaaaattactacatttatactacaattaagCTACAATCCATGTTGAAAAAAATTGACTACAAATTTTTTTATTCatttacaatttatctacaaagaTTCTACAAAATTGTATATGACActgtttatctttattttcatgcagGTTCGTTTGGGACAATACAGTTACTTGATATGCCAGCCTCTCCCGTCATAGAGGAAtatcaaagtgaaataataactgaaGGTACACAAAGGGTTATCGAAGAAGGACAAGTGTATCAAGACAAGCAAACAATTGAAACTGCAATGAGGTACTATTCTGTCATGCACAAGTTCCAATTCAGGGTTAAAAGATCTAGCCACAGAAGGTATGAAGATATTAATTGTGAAAAGACCTTTATAAACAGTATTTTCCTTGTGATATGTAGATGAAAAATAGTTATATTGTATAATGTGTTACTTTATGTTAGAACAATCAATTTGTTAAATCTACATTGATAACATGTATTATAAATGTATTTTTTTGTAGCTACTGGCTCATATGCATTGCAGAAAACTGTAATTGGCACTTCAAGGCAACATCAATTAATGATTCTGCAATATTCAAGATCAGGAGTTTCAACCAACAACACACATGCACCTTAATGGACGATACATTCACACAGCGCAAATGTACTGCAGTTGTAGTTGGTAGCATGGTCATTCCAAAGTATTGTGATCCTAAGACAGTTTACACACCAAAGGACATACAAACTGACATGTTGTCCCAACACGGAGTGAACCTAAGCTACATGCAAGCATGGAGGGCAAAGGAAAAGGCTTTACAGTTGTTGAGAGGTCATCCGGCTGACTCCTACaacaaattaccaaaatatttttatattcttgagaAGACGTATCCTGGTTCAGTTGTTAAATTGAAGAAGACAATAGATGAATGCTTCTTATATGTATTTGTTGCTCTTTGTACATCAATAAGTGGTTAGGAATATTGTAGACCAGTAGTAGTGGTTGATGGGAGATTCTTAAAGACAGCCTACAGGGGGATTATGCTGACAGCAAGCACAATGGATGCAGCAGGTAAAATTGTATGCTAACAGCAAGCACAATGGATGCAGCAGGTAAAATTATAGTTATTTTGTAGGCAATTTATaaattgtagatattttgtacaTATATATTGTAGTTTATATGTATTTGTGTTTTCATATGCATTTTCAAATCTGccagttaattatttttttactaaTAATGTAGGTACAATATTGCCTTTGGCATATGCTGTGGTTGATTCGGAAAACGACGCATCGTGGAAGTGattttttgagcaattcaagcAAGCATATGGTGAAAGAACTTCAATGTGTGTTGATTCAGATAGGAATGAGAGTATCCTGAAGGCAACATCAATTGTCTATCCGGGCGTGCCACACTACTCTTGCgtgtggcatatttggacaaatataaggGCAAAGTTCAAGAAGGGTCATCTACAATTAAATGAATTGTACTTTGCTACAACAGGATCATACACTctggatgaatttaatgaaaggatgTCGAAGATTGAAGGGATAGACCCACGTGTTAAATCATACCTCTATAATATTGGCTATCATAGATGGCCAAGAGTACATGCAACGGTGAATAGAACTTGGACTATGACATCAAACATTACCGAGTCGTTGAATGCTGTAACAAAAGAGGCAAGCGAGCTGCCAATATTTGATCTATTAGAGTATATGAGGACACTTCTTGAACGTTGGACAAAAGAGAAGTTATTGAAGGCAAAAGGGTACTTTCACATACCTTGGGTGCAAATTCAACAAAGAATTGGAGAAAACCAGTACATTATCTCAGAAACTTAGGGTAATATCTGTTTATTTGGTGcagaaaattaattaattaatatacaTTGTTTCcagattgtagataaattgtagttaatttgtagattgtagataatttgtagatataATTATAGATacattgtagataaattgtagataatctatttttatgattgtaaatatttttctttctgtttgttATGTAATTGTAGGTGAGGGCTTTAACAGATCATATCCATACTGTGATAGATGGTGTGAAGTGGTACATTGTGTGTCTTGAAAGCAAGAAATGTAGTTGTGACCAGTTCCAACTTGATGAACTTCCATGTCTGCATGCTTTGGCAGCTCTAAGGCACAGGAATGAAACTTATGAAAACTATTTCTCTCCGTATTACACAAGGGAGAGCCTGCTGCGTACATATGAAATACCAGTAAATCCCCTTCCTGATAAAAGCGAATGGAATGTGCCACAACATATATCTGATGAAGTAGTAAATCCACCTACGGGAGAGAAAAGGCAACCAGGAAGACCTCAAAAGGAAAGATACAAAACATATGATGAACTAAAGTCAAAGAAGTACAAGGTGTCATGTGACAACTGTGGAGGTGAAGGGCATAACAAAAAATCTTGCAAGAATGCacccaaaaagaaataaatatcGTGTAGTTAGAATAGTATTTCAAAATAATTGTTAGTGTGTTCAAGTTAACAGAATTTTGTGTGTAATCGTTTAAGTTTTGAAAGATCATAATGTAGTTAACTTCAATTTGTTTCTGTGTTTGTTAACATGTTTTTCTGTATTGTGTCAATCATCTACCTCCATTTTTTACATTCTTTACATAG is a genomic window containing:
- the LOC107788379 gene encoding uncharacterized protein LOC107788379 yields the protein MDAAGSYTLDEFNERMSKIEGIDPRVKSYLYNIGYHRWPRVHATVNRTWTMTSNITESLNAVTKEASELPIFDLLEYMRTLLERWTKEKLLKAKGYFHIPWVRALTDHIHTVIDGVKWYIVCLESKKCSCDQFQLDELPCLHALAALRHRNETYENYFSPYYTRESLLRTYEIPVNPLPDKSEWNVPQHISDEVVNPPTGEKRQPGRPQKERYKTYDELKSKKYKVSCDNCGGEGHNKKSCKNAPKKK